A region from the Aegilops tauschii subsp. strangulata cultivar AL8/78 chromosome 5, Aet v6.0, whole genome shotgun sequence genome encodes:
- the LOC109731820 gene encoding uncharacterized protein: protein MQFWSLEGADEAFGDFGRIDRLDSRTVERGHTMTFACWLWTWNVAHVPTTQALWVLKRGAGRVDEIIGYSPPDRRIPPPPGIRRYDMLIHVDRMEDWTPLSPRSSHSGQSRIPSSSDDDDDRPFPRTEPGSWAAGVEDGQAPGKRAAPRAPASGCRGGPRVDDRRDQDRDGEQGGLRRTWKDAFLGNSCHAKGKATDVVEAAPRPRIKAPSDRRREHQTKDRGHSSLPLRPREPARQSASEPDPVAQFFSFPGGRALSPPPRTDVMQLDIENAMRDALTSPLAFEDGGRSPPHASTRRGAVAGFPEDDILPCIANLDAPLSSPCISTPAPAAVGFQVAAITQKPLSDGHPRRPARSACPATLFSPSKSAGHFCSFSPEHASGCTVPVAQRAALRLVQELGGLGPKERMTPAAAAALLKRFEEPLSRSDIKAIAKLTGLDSKALEIAAGMAGTDVEDVV, encoded by the exons ATGCAGTTCTGGTCCTTGGAGGGGGCGGACGAGGCGTTTGGCGACTTCGGCCGCATCGACCGCCTTGACAGCCGGACCGTGGAGCGAGGCCACACCATGACCTTCGCTTGCTGGCTCTGGACATGGAACGTCGCGCACGTCCCCACCACGCAGGCGCTCTGGGTGCTCAAGAGGGGAGCGGGCCGCGTCGACGAGATCATCGGCTACTCCCCTCCTGATCGTCGCATCCCTCCTCCGCCGGGCATCCGCCGCTACGACATGCTCATCCACGTGGATCGGATGGAGGACTGGACCCCGCTCTCACCGCGCTCCTCGCACTCGGGACAGAGCAGGATTCCTTCCTCCTCCGACGATGACGACGACCGCCCCTTTCCACGGACCGAGCCTGGCTCCTGGGCTGCTGGCGTCGAGGACGGCCAGGCCCCGGGGAAGAGGGCCGCTCCAAGGGCGCCGGCTTCCGGATGCAGGGGCGGGCCTCGGGTCGACGATCGCCGCGACCAAGACCGCGACGGCGAGCAAGGTGGGCTGCGGCGCACCTGGAAGGACGCGTTTCTGGGCAACTCTTGCCACGCCAAGGGCAAGGCCACTGACGTCGTCGAGGCCGCTCCCCGGCCACGCATCAAGGCTCCCTCTGATCGTCGCCGTGAACACCAGACCAAGGACAGA GGCCACTCCTCGCTCCCACTCCGACCGCGCGAGCCCGCACGCCAGAGCGCCTCCGAGCCTGACCCGGTGGCCCAGTTTTTCTCCTTCCCTGGCGGGCGCGCCCTCTCCCCTCCGCCTCGTACAGACGTCATGCAGCTGGACATCGAGAACGCCATGCGCGACGCGCTTACTTCCCCGCTGGCCTTTGAAGATGGCGGCCGCTCGCCGCCCCATGCTTCGACGCGCCGTGGGGCCGTGGCCGGCTTCCCGGAGGACGACATTCTGCCATGCATCGCCAACCTTGACGCCCCTCTCAGCAGCCCTTGCATCTCCACTCCGGCTCCTGCTGCTGTGGGTTTTCAAGTCGCCGCCATAACCCAGAAG CCCCTCTCCGACGGCCATCCTCGACGCCCCGCCCGCTCCGCCTGTCCGGCCACGCTCTTCAGCCCCTCCAAAAGTGCGGGCCACTTCTGCTCCTTCTCGCCGGAGCACGCGTCCGGCTGCACTGTGCCGGTGGCTCAGCGCGCGGCGCTGCGCCTCGTCCAGGAGCTCGGTGGCCTCGGCCCAAAGGAACGGatgactccggcggcggcggcggctctgcTCAAGCGCTTTGAGGAGCCTCTGTCCCGTAGCGACATCAAGGCGATTGCAAAGCTCACCGGCCTGGACAGTAAGGCCCTGGAAATCGCGGCCGGGATGGCCGGCACGGATGTTGAGGATGTAGTTTGA